A genomic segment from Paenarthrobacter sp. A20 encodes:
- a CDS encoding FadR/GntR family transcriptional regulator — protein sequence MTENLQPAGLHDQVLERLGRDICSGEVPPGSILTLEGLERTHGVSRTVARETVRVLESMHMVASRRRVGIMVLDPTQWNQFEPRIIRWRMGSPDRPAQMEALVGLRLAIEPEAARLAAMRASAGQAAELVAVAGRMWAAGEENDMEAFHSLDLQFHALMLESSGNPMFVQLQSLIGEFLEGWHAQGLGAGHPHPVALELHAGAAAAVQRRDPDEAFTVMRALLTRSANEVT from the coding sequence ATGACAGAGAACCTGCAGCCGGCCGGTCTGCATGACCAGGTCTTGGAGCGTCTGGGCCGGGACATCTGCTCGGGCGAAGTGCCCCCCGGCAGCATCCTCACCTTGGAAGGACTCGAACGCACGCATGGCGTCTCGCGGACCGTGGCACGGGAGACGGTCCGGGTCTTGGAGTCGATGCACATGGTCGCCTCCCGCCGCCGTGTAGGCATCATGGTCCTGGACCCCACCCAGTGGAATCAGTTCGAACCCCGAATCATCCGCTGGCGAATGGGTTCCCCGGATCGCCCGGCGCAGATGGAGGCTCTGGTCGGGCTAAGGCTGGCCATCGAACCAGAAGCTGCGCGCCTCGCCGCTATGCGCGCTTCCGCGGGCCAAGCCGCTGAACTCGTCGCCGTAGCAGGTCGGATGTGGGCGGCCGGCGAGGAGAACGACATGGAGGCCTTCCACAGCCTCGACCTTCAGTTCCATGCGCTCATGCTTGAGTCCTCAGGGAATCCGATGTTTGTCCAACTGCAGAGCCTCATCGGTGAGTTCCTTGAAGGCTGGCACGCCCAAGGGCTTGGCGCCGGGCACCCGCATCCGGTCGCCCTCGAACTCCATGCTGGCGCGGCGGCCGCAGTCCAGCGGCGCGACCCGGACGAGGCCTTCACTGTCATGCGGGCACTCTTGACCCGCAGCGCCAACGAAGTTACCTGA
- a CDS encoding alpha-L-rhamnosidase, with the protein MIAPDHDFGGAPLLRREFTLDSGYGEVTSATLRLSALGVCEAVINAEQVSEDVLTPGWSSYEWRLRYIEHDVLDLLAETNVIGIALGNGWYRGRLGWTGAGALYGDELGTFAELRITFEDGHIQLISTDDKWTAGPSATTSNDLYDGQSIDARLRNDAWMVPGFSHPSWVGVHALDFDTGKLAPYIGPTVVRQEELAPTAVWASPAGATLMDFGQNLVGWLKITVQGRAGDVITVRHAEVLEHEELGIRPLRTAQASDRFVLSGGLDQFEPTFTLHGFRYAQIEGWRDELGELADSVRAVVVSSELHRTGYLKTSDELLNRFHENVLWGMKGNFVDVPTDCPQRDERLGWTGDIAVFAPTASFLYDTKGFLSDWLADLALEQQHHAGVVPFVVPDAIKLFAGGTVVGDWAASGAPTAAWSDAAVWVPWALWEAYGDEKTLSDHFESMASHVRCVMAARSSDGVWDTGFQFGDWLDPDAPPEDAFAAKADPGVVATACAFRSADLTAKAAAQLGRTKEQKEFEDAAAGLRLAFNNKYVENGKVHSDCTTAYSVAIVFGLLDEADMKAAGGRLAELVEASQFRISTGFVGTPFITDALTLTGNVDLAYRLLLERGCPSWLYPVTMGATTVWERWDSMLPDGTVNPGEMTSFNHYALGSVADWMHRTIGGIAPASPGYKSAIIAPRPGGGITWAEASLETPQGVISVHWELSGRDLTVSVSVPEGTEAVLRLPGRKDQTLATGKSVWHVTDQDVDAITAMNVF; encoded by the coding sequence ATGATCGCACCCGACCACGATTTTGGGGGAGCGCCGTTGCTTCGCCGCGAGTTCACCCTGGACAGTGGATATGGAGAGGTCACCTCGGCCACCCTACGGCTATCCGCATTAGGTGTCTGCGAAGCCGTTATCAACGCCGAACAGGTCTCCGAAGACGTACTGACACCCGGCTGGAGCAGCTACGAGTGGAGGCTGCGTTACATTGAGCACGACGTCCTGGATCTGTTGGCCGAGACCAACGTCATTGGAATTGCCTTGGGCAACGGCTGGTATCGAGGCCGTCTCGGATGGACCGGTGCCGGGGCGCTTTACGGAGACGAACTGGGAACCTTCGCCGAATTGCGCATCACGTTCGAGGACGGGCACATCCAGCTGATCAGCACGGATGACAAGTGGACCGCCGGTCCCTCAGCCACCACGTCCAACGACCTTTACGACGGCCAGAGCATCGATGCCAGGCTCCGCAACGATGCATGGATGGTGCCAGGATTTAGCCATCCCTCCTGGGTCGGCGTTCACGCGCTCGACTTCGACACGGGAAAGCTCGCTCCCTACATCGGACCGACGGTTGTGCGTCAAGAGGAACTTGCCCCGACCGCTGTCTGGGCTTCCCCCGCCGGCGCGACTCTCATGGACTTTGGTCAGAATCTTGTGGGCTGGCTCAAGATCACAGTTCAAGGCCGCGCCGGGGATGTCATCACGGTCCGGCATGCCGAGGTACTCGAGCACGAGGAACTGGGAATCCGCCCCCTCCGCACTGCCCAAGCCAGCGACCGCTTTGTCCTCAGCGGAGGTTTGGACCAGTTCGAACCCACCTTCACCCTGCACGGCTTCCGCTATGCACAAATCGAAGGATGGCGGGATGAATTAGGCGAGCTGGCTGATTCTGTCAGGGCCGTCGTCGTCAGTTCAGAACTGCACCGCACCGGATATTTGAAGACCTCGGACGAGCTGCTGAACCGCTTCCACGAAAACGTGCTCTGGGGCATGAAAGGCAACTTTGTCGACGTTCCCACCGATTGCCCGCAAAGAGACGAACGACTTGGATGGACCGGCGACATCGCGGTCTTTGCGCCTACAGCCTCCTTTCTTTACGACACCAAAGGTTTCCTAAGCGATTGGCTGGCCGATCTTGCCCTGGAGCAACAGCATCATGCCGGCGTCGTTCCTTTCGTCGTCCCGGACGCGATCAAACTCTTTGCCGGCGGAACGGTCGTAGGGGATTGGGCAGCCTCCGGCGCCCCGACCGCAGCCTGGAGTGACGCGGCGGTTTGGGTTCCGTGGGCACTCTGGGAAGCCTATGGTGACGAGAAGACTCTTTCCGACCACTTCGAATCCATGGCTTCACATGTCCGCTGCGTCATGGCGGCACGTTCCTCAGATGGTGTCTGGGACACCGGCTTCCAGTTCGGGGACTGGTTGGATCCCGATGCGCCCCCGGAAGATGCCTTTGCTGCCAAAGCTGACCCTGGTGTTGTGGCCACCGCCTGTGCCTTCCGTTCCGCGGATCTGACTGCGAAAGCGGCCGCTCAACTGGGAAGGACCAAGGAACAGAAAGAATTCGAAGATGCCGCTGCTGGGCTTCGCCTGGCGTTCAACAATAAGTACGTGGAAAACGGCAAGGTCCACAGTGACTGCACTACCGCATATTCCGTTGCGATCGTCTTTGGCCTGCTTGACGAAGCCGATATGAAGGCTGCCGGGGGCCGTTTGGCTGAACTCGTTGAGGCAAGCCAGTTCCGGATCTCCACAGGTTTCGTAGGAACCCCGTTCATCACCGATGCACTTACTTTGACAGGGAATGTTGACCTTGCGTACCGGCTGTTGCTTGAGCGAGGCTGCCCGTCCTGGCTCTATCCCGTGACGATGGGAGCGACCACCGTCTGGGAACGATGGGATTCCATGCTGCCGGACGGAACCGTCAACCCCGGCGAGATGACCTCGTTCAACCACTACGCCCTCGGGTCGGTGGCCGACTGGATGCACCGCACCATCGGGGGTATCGCCCCAGCATCGCCCGGATACAAAAGTGCCATCATCGCTCCCCGGCCCGGTGGGGGAATCACGTGGGCGGAGGCGAGCCTCGAAACACCCCAAGGCGTAATCTCAGTGCACTGGGAACTCTCCGGGCGCGACCTCACTGTGTCGGTGAGCGTACCCGAAGGTACCGAAGCCGTTCTCCGCCTCCCGGGGCGGAAAGACCAAACCTTGGCAACAGGAAAGAGCGTCTGGCACGTCACCGATCAGGACGTTGACGCCATCACGGCAATGAACGTTTTCTGA
- a CDS encoding rhamnulokinase family protein, whose amino-acid sequence MNNGTTTSTVPAHAGAVSAPADPNAVFAAIDIGASSGRVMLGRVSPASGVSLETIHRFPNGVVELDGGLRWDFDALFAEVLKGLTAAASVAAKNDERIASIGIDTWAVDYGLVNDAGELTSVPFSYRDERSRATVDQVHAKLDESRLYATTGLQFLPFNTIYQLAAEPALHGLQALLIPDLIAFRLTGERRTEVTNASTTGLFDAVAGEWATEFFEPLGLPRSLFPSLVQPGEAVGSLLPSIANKVGLPEATLVVAVGSHDTASAVAAVPALQQDFAYISSGTWSLVGVESKHPVLTEASRTANFTNERGVDGTIRYLRNVGGLWLLSECQRAWAAEGYSPSLEGLLEDAGALPPGGPQINADDSAFTAPGNMPHRIRAAARATGGQLPERAANIVRCIMDSLAAGYARTLADAERLTGRSAAVVHIVGGGSQNRLLCQLTADATGKPVIAGPVEATALGNVLIQARAAGVVQGGLAEIRQLVAANSGPVTYVPIDHHGTITSTHIFATDNA is encoded by the coding sequence GTGAACAACGGAACCACCACGAGCACCGTCCCGGCACACGCCGGGGCGGTGTCCGCTCCCGCAGACCCCAACGCAGTGTTCGCCGCCATCGACATCGGGGCCTCCTCCGGCCGCGTCATGTTGGGCCGCGTTTCGCCTGCATCCGGCGTCTCCCTGGAGACCATTCATCGCTTTCCCAACGGGGTTGTAGAGCTCGACGGCGGCCTCCGCTGGGACTTCGACGCCCTGTTCGCCGAGGTACTCAAGGGCCTGACGGCAGCCGCTTCCGTGGCGGCCAAGAACGACGAACGCATCGCCAGCATCGGCATCGACACCTGGGCAGTGGACTACGGACTGGTGAACGACGCCGGTGAACTCACCTCGGTTCCGTTCAGCTACCGGGACGAGCGCAGCCGGGCAACCGTCGACCAAGTTCACGCCAAACTCGATGAATCCCGGCTTTACGCGACCACAGGGCTGCAGTTCTTGCCCTTCAACACGATCTACCAATTGGCCGCCGAACCTGCCTTGCACGGATTGCAGGCCCTCCTGATCCCGGACCTCATCGCTTTCCGCCTGACCGGGGAACGCCGGACGGAAGTAACCAATGCCTCCACCACCGGCCTGTTCGACGCCGTAGCAGGGGAGTGGGCCACAGAGTTTTTCGAACCGCTTGGATTACCTCGGAGCCTCTTTCCATCTTTGGTGCAGCCAGGAGAAGCGGTCGGATCACTGCTTCCGTCCATAGCGAACAAGGTAGGACTTCCCGAAGCCACACTTGTGGTGGCAGTTGGCTCACATGACACCGCGTCGGCCGTCGCCGCCGTCCCTGCCCTGCAGCAGGACTTCGCCTACATCTCCTCCGGGACCTGGTCCTTAGTGGGCGTGGAGTCGAAACACCCGGTACTGACAGAGGCCAGCCGCACGGCCAACTTCACCAATGAACGCGGCGTGGACGGCACCATCCGGTACCTCCGCAACGTCGGGGGATTATGGCTGCTGAGCGAATGCCAACGCGCTTGGGCCGCTGAAGGGTATTCCCCTTCGTTGGAAGGCCTCTTGGAAGACGCTGGTGCCCTGCCGCCCGGAGGGCCGCAGATCAATGCCGACGATTCCGCTTTCACCGCCCCCGGCAATATGCCCCATCGCATCCGTGCGGCCGCACGGGCCACCGGTGGGCAGTTACCCGAGCGGGCGGCCAACATCGTGCGATGCATCATGGACAGCCTCGCCGCTGGCTACGCCCGAACGCTGGCCGACGCCGAACGCCTAACGGGCCGTAGCGCCGCCGTCGTTCACATTGTGGGAGGCGGTTCCCAAAACCGGCTCCTGTGCCAGCTCACCGCCGATGCCACGGGCAAGCCCGTGATCGCAGGACCTGTCGAAGCAACAGCACTGGGTAACGTCCTTATACAAGCACGGGCCGCCGGTGTCGTCCAAGGCGGTCTAGCTGAGATCCGTCAACTCGTCGCCGCAAATTCGGGCCCTGTGACCTACGTGCCCATTGACCACCACGGAACGATCACCAGCACCCATATTTTTGCCACAGACAACGCCTAA
- a CDS encoding glycoside hydrolase family 78 protein, producing MLVPWPRQPLTSRERIGLQVRVWGHGEESPSAWSEELACEAGLLIPTDWTAKAVSPEWSEDLDSDQPVALLRRSFEVPAGVESARLYVTAHGTYEVEINGQKVGEEVLAPGWTKYDQRLRYSTFDVTDHIVAGENVLGAWLADGWYRGRIGFKGGTRNVYGQERALLAQLELTYNDGTLETVGTDETWKASPSPIVLASFYDGEHYDARLELPGWSLPGYDDQSWSGVRAVERDPATVQAPKGPPVRCTGEIAPQNVWVSPSGTTLLDFGQNLVGRLRITVRGENGTTVTLRHAEVLQDAELYRRPLRLAASTDVLTLAETADVTWEPRFTLHGFRYAEISGDVDAVDLESVRARIYHNDMERTGWFECSDPLLNRLHDNVLWSMRGNFVSIPTDCPQRDERLGWTGDLQVFGPTASYLYDCAGMLAGWLQDVEGEQLPDGTVPWYVPWVQAGSWDASLPGAVWGDVAVLTPWTLYERFNDPGILATQYESAKAWVDLVAERAGETYLWDEGFQLGDWLDPAAPPHDPAAARTDKYLVSSAYFAWSARHMAMTAKRLGRSEDERYYETMADRVKSAFAARYILSDGTMTSDAQTAYALAIVFDLYPTNRQRQRGGDRLAELVADAGNRIATGFAGTPVVTDALTLTGHVDFAYDLLLEKECPSWLYAVLQGGTTIWERWDSMLPDGNINPGEMTSFNHYALGSVADWMHRTIGGLAPAEPGYRKILIRPCPGGALTSASTRHLTPYGLAEVAWELNGNELSINALVPTGTTAVVHLPTHEPVEVGPGRHCFFALVDLPR from the coding sequence GTGCTTGTTCCATGGCCGCGTCAGCCACTGACGTCCAGAGAGCGGATCGGCCTTCAAGTGCGTGTGTGGGGTCATGGCGAGGAATCCCCCTCGGCGTGGAGCGAAGAACTTGCCTGCGAAGCTGGGCTCCTCATTCCAACGGACTGGACCGCCAAAGCTGTTTCTCCCGAATGGAGCGAGGACCTCGATAGTGACCAGCCGGTTGCTTTGCTTCGCCGCTCCTTCGAGGTCCCTGCTGGGGTCGAATCGGCCCGCCTGTATGTGACGGCACACGGAACTTATGAGGTTGAGATCAACGGCCAGAAGGTGGGCGAGGAAGTGCTGGCCCCGGGATGGACCAAGTACGACCAAAGGCTCCGATACTCCACCTTCGACGTCACCGACCATATCGTTGCTGGAGAAAACGTTCTTGGAGCTTGGCTTGCGGACGGCTGGTACCGAGGACGGATCGGCTTCAAAGGCGGTACCCGCAATGTGTATGGCCAGGAACGTGCACTTTTGGCGCAGCTGGAACTGACCTACAACGACGGAACACTTGAAACCGTAGGAACGGATGAGACGTGGAAGGCCTCACCTAGCCCCATAGTGTTGGCCAGTTTCTACGACGGTGAACATTACGACGCCCGCCTGGAGCTCCCAGGGTGGTCACTGCCAGGTTATGACGACCAATCGTGGTCCGGCGTCCGGGCCGTAGAGCGGGATCCGGCCACCGTTCAGGCTCCTAAAGGCCCACCGGTACGCTGCACCGGAGAAATCGCCCCACAGAATGTCTGGGTGTCCCCGTCAGGCACCACGCTCTTGGATTTCGGCCAGAACCTGGTCGGGCGGCTGCGCATCACGGTCCGCGGCGAAAATGGCACAACGGTTACGCTGAGGCACGCCGAAGTCCTCCAAGACGCGGAACTGTACCGGCGACCGCTCCGGTTGGCGGCTTCGACCGATGTGCTCACACTTGCTGAAACCGCCGATGTCACGTGGGAACCACGATTCACTCTGCATGGCTTCCGCTACGCCGAAATCAGCGGCGACGTAGATGCTGTGGACCTCGAATCGGTCCGCGCACGTATCTATCACAACGACATGGAACGAACCGGCTGGTTCGAGTGCTCCGATCCGCTGCTGAACAGGCTTCACGACAACGTCCTGTGGAGCATGCGCGGCAACTTCGTCAGTATCCCGACCGATTGTCCCCAACGTGACGAGCGCCTTGGGTGGACCGGTGATCTGCAGGTTTTCGGCCCCACAGCGTCCTATCTGTATGACTGCGCCGGAATGCTGGCCGGGTGGCTTCAGGATGTCGAAGGCGAACAACTGCCCGACGGAACCGTCCCTTGGTATGTGCCTTGGGTACAGGCCGGATCCTGGGATGCAAGCCTTCCGGGCGCCGTCTGGGGCGATGTCGCTGTGCTGACACCGTGGACTCTGTACGAGAGGTTCAACGATCCCGGAATTCTCGCCACCCAGTACGAGAGCGCCAAGGCATGGGTTGATCTCGTGGCTGAGCGGGCAGGCGAGACCTACCTGTGGGACGAAGGATTCCAACTAGGTGACTGGCTGGATCCTGCTGCTCCGCCGCACGATCCGGCCGCTGCCCGCACGGACAAGTATCTCGTTTCTTCCGCCTACTTCGCTTGGTCTGCTCGCCACATGGCGATGACCGCCAAGCGGCTTGGCAGGAGTGAAGACGAAAGGTACTACGAAACTATGGCCGATCGGGTAAAGTCCGCATTCGCAGCACGTTATATCCTCAGTGACGGCACGATGACGAGCGACGCCCAGACGGCCTATGCGTTGGCCATCGTATTTGACCTGTACCCGACGAACCGCCAGAGGCAGCGCGGAGGTGACCGGTTGGCGGAACTTGTCGCAGATGCAGGCAACCGCATTGCCACTGGCTTCGCCGGAACGCCGGTAGTGACCGACGCGCTGACACTCACCGGACACGTCGACTTCGCCTACGACCTCCTGTTGGAGAAGGAATGCCCATCGTGGCTGTACGCCGTGCTGCAGGGTGGGACGACCATCTGGGAGCGTTGGGATTCCATGCTGCCGGACGGGAACATCAATCCCGGTGAGATGACCTCCTTCAACCACTACGCCCTCGGATCGGTTGCTGACTGGATGCACCGCACTATTGGAGGTTTGGCTCCGGCTGAACCCGGCTACCGCAAGATTCTCATTCGTCCTTGCCCCGGCGGCGCGCTCACCTCGGCGTCAACCCGGCACCTTACGCCGTATGGTCTCGCCGAGGTTGCATGGGAACTGAACGGAAACGAACTGTCCATCAATGCTCTGGTTCCAACGGGAACCACTGCCGTTGTGCACTTGCCCACGCATGAGCCCGTTGAAGTGGGTCCGGGCCGGCACTGCTTCTTCGCGTTGGTTGATCTTCCCAGGTAG
- a CDS encoding bifunctional aldolase/short-chain dehydrogenase, whose protein sequence is MTNKTVEDLISRSNRLGADKRNTNFAGGNTSAKGTEKDPVTGQDVEVLWVKGSGGDLGTLKAGNLAVLRLDRLQALKSVYPGVEREDEMVAAFDYCLHGKGGAAPSIDTAMHGLVDAAHVDHLHPDSGIAIATAVDGEALTSKVFGDKVVWVPWRRPGFQLGLDIAAIKEANPQAIGTILGGHGITAWGATSEEAEANSLWIIDQAENYIKENGKSEPFGATLPGYSALPEAERKAKAAALAPVIRGLASTDKPQLGHFSDDAVVLEFLAAEEHPRLGALGTSCPDHFLRTKVKPLVLDLPADASIEDSVARLKELHAAYREDYQAYYDRHADENSPALRGADPAIVLVPGVGMFSFGKDKQTARVAGEFYINAINVMRGAEAISTYAPIEESEKFRIEYWALEEAKLARMPKPKSHATRIALVTGAASGIGKAIATRLASDGACVVIADLNLENAQKVAEELGGSDVAIGVQADVTDEAQIAAAIQEAVLAFGGLDLVVNNAGLSISKPLLETTEKDWDLQHNVMAKGSFLVSKAAAKVMIDQGLGGDIIYISSKNSVFAGPNNIAYSATKADQAHQVRLLAAELGEYGVRVNGINPDGVVRGSGIFAGGWGAKRAAVYGVDEQELGKYYAQRTLLKREVLPEHVANAASVLTSNELSHTTGLHIPVDAGVAAAFLR, encoded by the coding sequence ACTGTTGAAGACCTGATTTCCCGTTCCAACCGCCTCGGCGCGGACAAGCGGAACACCAACTTCGCCGGCGGTAACACCTCCGCCAAGGGTACTGAGAAGGACCCCGTCACCGGCCAGGATGTTGAAGTCCTGTGGGTCAAGGGCTCCGGCGGGGACCTCGGCACACTGAAAGCTGGGAACTTGGCTGTGCTCCGGCTGGACCGGCTGCAGGCACTCAAGTCCGTTTACCCCGGCGTCGAGCGTGAAGACGAAATGGTGGCCGCGTTCGATTACTGCCTGCACGGCAAGGGCGGCGCGGCGCCGTCGATCGATACCGCCATGCATGGCCTGGTGGACGCCGCGCATGTTGACCACCTGCACCCGGACTCGGGTATCGCGATTGCTACCGCCGTGGACGGCGAGGCACTGACCTCCAAGGTCTTCGGCGACAAGGTTGTTTGGGTGCCTTGGCGCCGCCCTGGCTTCCAGCTGGGCTTGGACATCGCCGCGATCAAGGAAGCCAACCCCCAGGCCATCGGCACCATCCTGGGCGGCCACGGCATCACCGCGTGGGGCGCCACCAGCGAAGAGGCCGAGGCCAACTCGCTCTGGATCATTGACCAGGCCGAGAACTACATCAAGGAAAACGGCAAGTCCGAGCCCTTCGGCGCCACCCTCCCCGGCTACAGCGCACTCCCGGAGGCAGAGCGCAAGGCCAAGGCTGCTGCCCTCGCACCGGTGATCCGCGGCCTGGCCTCCACGGACAAGCCGCAGCTGGGGCACTTCAGTGATGACGCCGTCGTTCTTGAATTCCTTGCCGCGGAAGAGCACCCGCGCCTCGGCGCGCTGGGCACCTCCTGCCCGGACCACTTCCTGCGCACCAAGGTCAAGCCGCTGGTCCTGGACTTGCCGGCCGACGCCTCGATCGAAGACTCCGTGGCCCGCCTCAAGGAACTCCACGCCGCGTACCGTGAGGATTACCAGGCGTACTACGACCGCCATGCTGACGAGAACAGCCCTGCACTCCGCGGCGCGGACCCGGCCATCGTGCTGGTTCCCGGCGTTGGCATGTTCTCCTTCGGCAAGGACAAGCAGACCGCACGCGTGGCCGGCGAGTTCTACATCAACGCCATCAACGTGATGCGCGGCGCCGAGGCCATCTCCACCTACGCCCCGATCGAGGAATCCGAGAAGTTCCGCATCGAGTACTGGGCGCTGGAAGAAGCCAAGCTTGCCCGCATGCCTAAGCCGAAGTCGCACGCCACGCGCATCGCGTTGGTGACCGGTGCTGCGTCGGGCATCGGCAAGGCGATCGCCACCCGTTTGGCGTCCGACGGCGCGTGCGTAGTGATTGCCGACCTGAACCTTGAGAACGCGCAAAAGGTGGCCGAGGAACTGGGTGGTTCCGACGTCGCCATCGGCGTCCAGGCCGACGTGACCGACGAAGCCCAGATCGCCGCCGCCATCCAGGAAGCCGTACTCGCCTTCGGTGGCCTGGACCTGGTGGTCAACAACGCCGGACTGTCCATCTCCAAGCCGCTGCTCGAAACCACGGAGAAGGACTGGGACCTGCAGCACAACGTCATGGCCAAGGGTTCGTTCCTGGTCTCCAAGGCCGCAGCGAAGGTCATGATCGACCAGGGCTTGGGCGGAGACATCATCTACATCTCCTCCAAGAACTCCGTGTTCGCGGGCCCGAACAACATCGCCTACTCGGCCACCAAGGCGGACCAGGCGCATCAGGTCCGCCTGCTCGCCGCCGAACTGGGCGAGTACGGCGTCCGCGTCAACGGCATCAACCCCGACGGCGTGGTCCGCGGCTCCGGCATCTTCGCCGGCGGCTGGGGCGCCAAGCGCGCCGCGGTGTACGGTGTGGACGAGCAGGAACTGGGCAAGTACTACGCCCAGCGCACGCTCCTGAAGCGCGAAGTCCTCCCGGAACATGTGGCCAACGCCGCGTCCGTGCTCACCAGCAACGAGCTGTCCCACACCACCGGCCTCCACATCCCCGTGGACGCCGGCGTTGCGGCAGCGTTCCTGCGCTAG
- a CDS encoding SDR family oxidoreductase, whose translation MGTQGTLWVVGGGSGMGRAAAVVAAQKGWNVAVTGRRADAVSETASLIRTAGGDALEVPADARDEASLSEAHKRIVGHWGPVTAVVLAAGLNAPARTWGDQNIGEFAAIIDTNLTSVARVIDLVLPGMRAQGQGNIVVVSSRAAWRFSPGSGVAYMTSKTGLSALVASLNDQEGANGIKACHLCPGDVDTDFLSMRPEVPDAGQRSKMLSAEDIARSVQFILDSPQHVRIDELALSPIGQR comes from the coding sequence ATGGGCACTCAGGGGACACTGTGGGTTGTAGGCGGCGGCAGCGGGATGGGTAGGGCTGCAGCTGTAGTGGCGGCACAAAAGGGATGGAACGTCGCTGTGACTGGGCGGCGGGCGGATGCCGTGTCCGAAACTGCCAGCCTCATCAGAACTGCCGGGGGAGACGCGCTCGAGGTGCCCGCGGACGCCCGCGACGAGGCGTCCCTAAGTGAGGCTCACAAACGAATCGTCGGACACTGGGGTCCAGTGACCGCCGTCGTTCTGGCCGCAGGCCTCAACGCACCTGCCAGGACCTGGGGTGACCAGAATATTGGGGAATTCGCCGCCATTATCGACACCAACCTGACCAGTGTGGCGCGGGTGATTGACCTCGTTCTTCCCGGAATGCGGGCTCAGGGGCAGGGAAACATTGTTGTGGTTTCTTCCCGCGCCGCATGGCGGTTCTCTCCGGGTTCCGGCGTTGCCTATATGACTAGCAAAACAGGCTTGTCTGCTTTGGTTGCATCCCTGAACGATCAGGAAGGCGCCAATGGAATCAAAGCGTGCCACCTTTGCCCTGGGGACGTGGACACAGACTTCCTGTCCATGCGCCCGGAAGTTCCGGACGCGGGCCAGCGTTCCAAAATGCTCAGCGCCGAAGACATCGCACGATCCGTGCAATTCATACTCGACAGCCCCCAGCATGTTCGTATCGACGAATTGGCACTTAGCCCGATAGGACAGCGATAG
- a CDS encoding SDR family NAD(P)-dependent oxidoreductase, with amino-acid sequence MTIEKTVRWGLHGRVVLVTGAARGIGEVVAEAFARNGAKVAALDVSLEGVEGLAARLAAGGADIAGFACDVTDDESVRTAVMAAAEHFGGIDIVVNNAGINVEGTIEELSSSAWQRCFDVNVTGVARVCQAAIPYLKASDYGRVINAASFAAIVPSIGSAAYAASKAAVVQLTKVLAGELGPWNVTVNAYAPGMIPTGMNGFADMPQEAQDRLLNTLTLRKWGEPDEVADLLLFLASDASRYITGTLIDVSGGKLATQIPAKAYEGMAMKNASNEAGSPSTAHLSSAGAA; translated from the coding sequence ATGACTATTGAAAAGACTGTGCGTTGGGGCCTTCACGGGCGTGTGGTGCTAGTGACGGGCGCGGCCCGGGGTATCGGGGAAGTTGTCGCCGAGGCCTTCGCACGCAACGGCGCCAAGGTCGCCGCGCTGGATGTCTCGCTGGAAGGGGTTGAGGGCTTGGCTGCTCGCCTGGCCGCCGGCGGCGCGGATATTGCCGGTTTTGCCTGCGATGTCACTGACGACGAATCGGTGCGAACCGCTGTAATGGCGGCAGCGGAACACTTCGGCGGCATCGACATCGTTGTGAACAACGCCGGAATCAATGTTGAAGGCACAATCGAAGAACTCTCCAGCTCGGCTTGGCAGCGGTGCTTCGATGTCAACGTCACCGGCGTGGCCCGCGTCTGCCAGGCGGCCATCCCCTACTTAAAGGCGAGTGACTACGGAAGGGTCATCAACGCGGCTTCATTCGCAGCCATTGTTCCGAGCATCGGTAGTGCGGCCTACGCCGCTTCCAAGGCTGCAGTTGTGCAGTTGACGAAGGTGCTTGCGGGGGAACTCGGGCCATGGAACGTAACGGTCAATGCCTACGCCCCAGGGATGATTCCGACGGGAATGAACGGTTTTGCTGACATGCCCCAGGAAGCTCAGGACCGCCTCCTGAACACCTTGACGCTCCGAAAATGGGGAGAGCCCGACGAAGTTGCCGATCTTCTCCTATTTCTGGCCAGTGATGCCTCGCGATATATCACCGGAACGTTGATCGACGTCAGCGGTGGAAAGCTCGCCACCCAGATCCCCGCCAAGGCATATGAGGGTATGGCCATGAAGAATGCGTCTAACGAAGCAGGCAGCCCATCAACGGCCCACCTCTCCTCAGCCGGCGCCGCATGA